A single window of Nicotiana sylvestris chromosome 3, ASM39365v2, whole genome shotgun sequence DNA harbors:
- the LOC104221696 gene encoding ABC transporter G family member 35-like, with translation MEANGGPRRLGSSRSSMSRTMSRSRSRANWNVEDVFNPMPSRRSTRGEEDEEALTWAALEKLPTYDRLRKTVLKSVMESENNQGNKKVVHKEVDVRNLGMNERQEFIDRFFRVAEEDNEKFLRKFRNRIDKVGITLPTVEVRYEHLTIEADCYIGDRALPTLPNAARNIAESALSCVGINLAEKTKLTILKDASGIIKPSRMTLLLGPPSSGKTTLLLALAGKLDPTLKVRGEITYNGHGLKEFVPQKTSAYISQNDVHVAEMTVKETLDFSARCQGVGSRYELLTELARRERDAGIFPEAEIDLFMKATAMEGVESSLITDYTLRILGLDVCRDTIVGDEMIRGISGGQKKRVTTGEMIVGPTKTLFMDEISTGLDSSTTFQIVKCLQQIVHLTEATVLMSLLQPAPETFDLFDDIILLSEGQIVYQGPREHVLEFFETCGFKCPERKGTADFLQEVTSRKDQEQYWANRHRPYQYISVTEFAKRFKRFHVGLRIENELSVPYDKTRSHPAALIFKKYTVPTLELLKINFDKEWLLIKRNSFVYVFKTVQIIIVAFIGSTVFLRTKMHTNTVDDGATYVGALLFGMVINMFNGFSELSMIIQRLPVFYKHRDLLFHPPWAFTLPTVLLKVPISVFETIVWMVMTYYTIGYAPEASRFFKQSLLTFLIQQMAAGLFRLTAGVCRTMIIANTGGALMLLLVFLLGGFILPRGSIPDWWRWGYWVSPLSYGFNAFTVNEMFAPRWMNKFAPDGTTRLGLQVMKNFDVFTERRWFWIGAAALLGFTILFNVLFTLVLMYLSPLNKPQATLSKEQASDMEADQEESTGSPRLKISQSKRDDLPRSLSAADGNKTREMEIRRMSSHIHSSGLYRNEDANLEAANGVAAKKGMILPFTPLAMSFEDVSYFVDMPPEMKDQGVTEDKLQLLREVTGAFRPGVLTALMGVSGAGKTTLMDVLAGRKTGGYIEGDVRISGFPKNQETFARVSGYCEQTDIHSPQVTIHESLIFSAFLRLPKEVSKEDKMIFVDEVMDLVELDNLKDAIVGLPGVTGLSTEQRKRLTIAVELVANPSIIFMDEPTSGLDARAAAIVMRTVRNTVDTGRTVVCTIHQPSIDIFEAFDELLLMKRGGQVIYAGPLGRHSQKIIEYFEAIPGVQKIKEKYNPATWMLEASSIGTEARLGMDFAEYYRSSALHQRNKALVKELSAPPPGAKDLYFTTQFSQPTWGQFKSCLWKQWWTYWRSPDYNLVRFFFSLAAALLIGTIFWNVGSKRKSSGDLMTVIGAMYAAVLFVGINNCSTVQPIVAVERTVFYRERAAGMYSALPYAMAQVFAEIPYILVQTTYYTLIVYAMVGFEWTAAKFFWFYFVTFFSFLYWTYYGMMTVSITPNHQVAAIFAAAFYALFNLFSGFFIPRPRIPKWWIWYYWICPVAWTVYGSIVSQYGDVEDTIQVPGVFPNPRIKDYIKDHFGYNPDFMAPVAVVLVGFAAFFAFMYAYAIKTLNFQTR, from the exons ATGGAGGCAAATGGGGGACCGAGAAGGCTGGGGAGTAGTAGGAGTAGTATGAGCAGAACGATGAGTCGAAGCAGAAGCAGAGCAAATTGGAATGTAGAAGATGTGTTCAATCCAATGCCGAGCAGAAGAAGCACTCGtggcgaagaagatgaagaagctcTTACGTGGGCTGCGTTAGAGAAATTGCCTACTTACGATCGGTTGAGAAAAACGGTCCTTAAATCGGTCATGGAAAGTGAGAATAATCAGGGCAATAAAAAAGTTGTTCATAAGGAAGTCGATGTTCGGAATCTGGGAATGAATGAGCGACAAGAGTTCATTGATCGATTTTTCAGGGTTGCTGAGGAAGATAATGAAAAGTTCCTGAGAAAGTTCAGAAATCGAATTGACAA AGTTGGGATTACCCTTCCTACGGTAGAAGTTCGGTACGAGCATTTAACTATAGAGGCAGATTGCTATATCGGCGACAGAGCTCTTCCTACGCTTCCTAATGCTGCTAGAAATATTGCTGAATCAGCTTTGAGTTGTGTTGGAATTAATTTGGCAGAGAAAACAAAACTAACCATCCTTAAAGATGCTTCTGGAATAATCAAGCCCTCTAG GATGACCCTTTTATTAGGTCCACCATCTTCTGGGAAAACGACCCTTCTGTTGGCTTTGGCTGGAAAATTAGACCCTACCTTAAAG GTTAGAGGAGAAATCACTTACAATGGGCACGGGTTAAAGGAATTTGTACCACAGAAAACATCGGCATACATTAGTCAAAATGATGTTCATGTTGCTGAAATGACTGTTAAAGAAACCCTTGATTTCTCTGCTAGATGCCAAGGAGTCGGCTCTCGATATG AATTGCTGACGGAGCTTGCAAGGAGAGAAAGGGATGCTGGAATCTTCCCGGAGGCTGAAATCGATCTTTTCATGAAG GCAACTGCTATGGAGGGAGTTGAAAGCAGCCTTATCACTGATTACACACTCAGG ATTTTGGGACTTGATGTGTGTCGGGACACCATTGTTGGGGATGAAATGATACGAGGCATTTCTGGTGGCCAGAAGAAGCGTGTCACTACAG GTGAGATGATCGTTGGGCCAACAAAAACACTATTCATGGACGAGATATCTACTGGACTGGACAGCTCCACCACATTTCAGATAGTGAAATGCTTGCAGCAGATTGTACATCTCACTGAGGCCACTGTTTTGATGTCTCTCCTCCAGCCTGCTCCTGAGACATTTGATCTCTTTGACGATATCATTCTTTTATCTGAAGGCCAGATTGTTTACCAGGGCCCACGTGAACATGTCCTCGAATTCTTTGAAACTTGTGGTTTTAAATGTCCGGAAAGAAAGGGTACTGCTGACTTCTTGCAAGAG GTTACATCAAGAAAGGACCAAGAGCAGTACTGGGCAAATAGACATAGACCATACCAGTACATTTCAGTAACTGAATTTGCAAAGAGATTCAAGCGCTTCCACGTCGGCTTACGTATAGAAAATGAGCTCTCTGTTCCCTATGACAAAACAAGAAGTCACCCAGCAGCTCTAATATTCAAGAAGTACACTGTCCCTACACTGGAGCTTCTAAAGATAAACTTTGACAAGGAATGGCTTTTGATCAAGAGAAACTCTTTTGTTTACGTCTTCAAGACCGTTCAAATCATCATTGTTGCATTCATTGGATCAACTGTGTTCTTGAGGACCAAAATGCACACTAATACTGTAGATGATGGCGCTACCTATGTTGGTGCACTCCTATTTGGAATGGTCATCAATATGTTTAACGGTTTCTCTGAACTCTCAATGATCATACAGAGGCTTCCCGTTTTCTACAAGCATAGGGACCTTCTCTTCCATCCACCTTGGGCTTTCACTTTACCAACTGTGCTCCTAAAGGTACCAATTTCTGTGTTCGAGACTATTGTGTGGATGGTCATGACATACTATACCATTGGTTATGCCCCTGAAGCTAGCAG GTTCTTCAAGCAATCACTGCTGACTTTTCTGATCCAACAAATGGCTGCTGGATTATTTAGGCTCACTGCAGGAGTTTGTAGGACTATGATTATTGCAAATACTGGTGGAGCACTCATGCTCCTTCTTGTGTTCCTATTGGGTGGTTTCATCCTGCCTAGAG GCTCAATTCCAGACTGGTGGCGATGGGGCTATTGGGTTTCACCTCTTTCCTATGGGTTCAATGCCTTCACTGTAAACGAAATGTTTGCTCCAAGGTGGATGAACAAATTT GCCCCAGATGGCACAACTAGATTGGGTCTGCAAGTGATGAAAAATTTTGACGTCTTTACTGAAAGACGATGGTTCTGGATTGGTGCTGCTGCTCTTCTAGGGTTCACAATTCTCTTCAACGTTCTTTTCACCTTAGTCCTTATGTATCTCAGCC CTTTAAACAAGCCACAAGCTACACTATCCAAAGAGCAGGCCAGCGATATGGAAGCTGATCAAGAAGAAAGCACGGGAAGCCCAAGACTTAAAATCAGCCAGTCGAAGAGAGATGATCTCCCTCGATCCTTATCTGCAGCAGATGGAAATAAGACAA GAGAAATGGAAATCCGACGAATGAGCAGTCATATCCATTCTAGTGGCCTCTACAGAAATGAGGATGCAAATCTTGAGGCTGCAAATGGTGTCGCAGCAAAGAAAGGAATGATACTGCCATTTACCCCTCTGGCAATGTCCTTCGAGGATGTGAGCTATTTTGTTGACATGCCACCT GAGATGAAGGACCAAGGAGTGACAGAGGACAAACTTCAATTGCTTCGCGAAGTGACTGGTGCATTTAGGCCAGGAGTATTGACAGCATTGATGGGAGTCAGTGGAGCAGGGAAGACTACACTCATGGATGTTCTAGCAGGACGTAAGACTGGAGGCTACATCGAAGGTGACGTTAGAATATCTGGATTTCCAAAAAATCAAGAAACATTTGCCAGGGTTTCGGGATATTGTGAACAAACTGATATACACTCACCTCAAGTAACTATCCATGAGTCTTTGATATTTTCGGCTTTCCTCCGGCTCCCTAAAGAAGTCAGCAAAGAAGATAAGATG atttttgtggATGAAGTAATGGATCTGGTTGAGCTAGACAATCTCAAGGATGCAATTGTAGGGCTTCCAGGAGTTACTGGTTTGTCAACGGAACAAAGAAAAAGATTGACCATTGCAGTAGAGCTTGTCGCAAATCCTTCAATTATATTCATGGATGAACCGACTTCTGGTCTGGATGCAAGAGCAGCAGCTATTGTTATGAGAACTGTAAGAAACACAGTAGACACCGGGAGAACTGTTGTCTGCACAATACATCAACCAAGTATTGATATATTTGAAGCATTTGATGAG CTGCTTCTTATGAAAAGAGGAGGACAAGTAATTTACGCAGGTCCATTGGGTCGACATTCTCAGAAAATTATTGAATATTTCGAG GCAATTCCAGGAGTTCAAAAAATTAAAGAGAAATACAATCCAGCAACCTGGATGCTAGAAGCGAGTTCAATTGGCACAGAAGCCCGACTTGGAATGGATTTTGCTGAATACTACAGATCATCAGCTTTACATCA ACGAAATAAGGCTCTTGTCAAAGAGTTGAGTGCACCTCCTCCTGGAGCCAAAGACCTCTATTTTACCACACAATTTTCCCAGCCAACATGGGGTCAGTTTAAATCCTGCTTATGGAAGCAATGGTGGACTTACTGGAGAAGTCCAGACTATAACCTTGTCAGATTCTTCTTTAGTCTGGCTGCAGCACTATTGATTGGGACAATTTTCTGGAATGTTGGCAGTAAAAG AAAAAGTAGTGGTGATCTAATGACAGTCATCGGGGCAATGTATGCAGCTGTGCTGTTTGTTGGAATCAATAATTGTTCGACCGTACAGCCAATTGTAGCCGTCGAAAGAACCGTCTTTTATAGAGAAAGGGCTGCTGGGATGTATTCAGCTTTACCATATGCTATGGCACAG GTATTTGCAGAAATACCATACATACTCGTCCAAACTACATACTATACTCTTATAGTGTATGCTATGGTGGGCTTTGAGTGGACGGCAGCTAAATTCTTCTGGTTCTATTTTGTAACCTTCTTCTCCTTCCTATACTGGACGTACTATGGAATGATGACCGTTTCCATCACACCCAACCATCAAGTAGCTGCGATCTTTGCTGCAGCTTTCTATGCACTTTTCAATCTTTTCTCGGGTTTCTTCATCCCCAGACCG AGAATTCCCAAGTGGTGGATATGGTATTACTGGATCTGTCCAGTGGCATGGACTGTTTATGGTAGCATTGTGTCACAGTATGGTGATGTGGAGGATACTATCCAAGTACCGGGAGTGTTTCCAAACCCAAGGATTAAGGACTACATTAAAGATCATTTCGGATACAATCCGGACTTCATGGCGCCAGTTGCCGTGGTTTTGGTTGGTTTTGCAGCCTTTTTCGCCTTTATGTACGCTTACGCTATTAAGACATTGAACTTCCAAACTAGATAG